Part of the Brassica oleracea var. oleracea cultivar TO1000 chromosome C8, BOL, whole genome shotgun sequence genome is shown below.
CGGTCAACACCCGGACAAGTAACCGGGGTATAAATGTAAATATTCTGTTTATACGGGGTTATTTATATAACTTTGTATTAAAATGTGTCTGAAATTCATATTTTGATATTTTCTATTTTATTTTATTTTTTGCTAAAAATATTTGCTAATTCTTGCCCACTTAAAATATGATTCTCAATATTTTGGAAATGAAGTTTGTCGATATGTATGTTATGGACCTCTAAAACATGATCTTATGATCCAACCGATCGTAACTATCAAGGTTAAATATATGATAGGGAATCTGAAACTAGATATGCAGTTTCTGAGGATCTGAAATTGAGTTAGATTGTATCTCAAGATCTGCAGTTTTCAGGCTAAGCTATCATTAGTTCATAAGACAGCTAAAGCAAGCAGCCAATTAATCCTGGTGAATTTCTCGCTCGGGGATACCTATGAAATTAAACTAGATAATGATTAAGGTTAATCGATGTTTATTTAGTAATACGCTTCTTCATTCATATATATGTAGAACTTTGTTTCTAACCAAGTTCTCTAAATTTGAATTTACTTATGTGCTTCTTGAGATAAAGTTTTATGATCAGGGTGAGTGAGATTGAGAAGCTTAAATTGGTTAATATTTTAACCGAACATTACTGAATTACCGGGACTTAATATTTAACAGCTTCAGATATGTATCTACATAGTTGAAGTTGTCTGCAGGTTAGATTAGGCTTTGGTGAGGTTCTGCAAGTTTTGTAGATTTGAACAAGTATAAAAATCGATGATTCATTCACTACAAGTATATGACTTATTTAAGGAATTTCATTGACTTGTAGTCTTTTTTTACATGCATGTGATCAAATACTACACATTATTACAGTTTATGACCAGACACACAGAAGAAACTACTGCTTCAAATCAAAATTGTGTATTCACCTTGCAGCTAATTAAGACAAATGGATTCAAGGCAAGACCCCAACATCTTCCACCCTTTAACTTAGGGTGTTAAAGATGAATGTGATCTTAAGAAAAATGTATAAAAGCTTATCCTACCAACTTATATATGTTTTACTTATAACATTCTCTAGGCTACTTTCTTATGGAGTTTGACATGGTAACCGTTTGGAAACTGTAATCCTGGAGTTCGTAGTATATTCCCTCCTTTTATCTCCTCCCACCTGATAATGATCATAATCAGCCTTAATTATTGATCTATTAAAAATAATGACTGTAAGATGATTTGCTTATTTTCGAACCTGTATTTTGTAACCAGGCTGTGAAGAAATACAGCCATTTGCAACTTGGTGAAGTCAGTTCCAACACAAAACCTCATTCCACCACCAAACGCCATGAAGTGCTTAGATGCATTGTTAGACTTTGATTCCTGTATAGTGTCATCAAGTTTTAAATTTAGGTTTTTTTTTCAGTTTTACTTGTAGTAGAAGTTACTTATAAGGGTTTGACCTCACCTCCCATCTTGATGGGTTAAAGACTAAAGGATCTTCATACTTGTCTGGATTCAAATGTACAGCTGGAGGACAGACCATCACCGCCCAGCCGGCTGGAATTGTATAATCTGCGAATCATTGAGAGTCTTTAATGATAAAATATGAAGAAAAAAAAGAATGTTAATCATTCTGAAATATAAATTTATATATTTTATCATACCTTTATATTTTATATCAATCAAGGCCTTTCTGAAGATTGCAGGAACTATATTTGCTAGTCTTGCTGTTTCGTTTATGAACTGCTTTACAGGAATATAAGACTTAGTCAGCTATTGAAAACGTAGGAAACTATCATTACTTTTAATGAAACTCTTAAGCAACCTGAAATGTGTAAGTCATTGACTTGTATTCTTCCCATGTAAGTCCAGACTCTGCATCTTCCCGGTTTCTCAGAATAGTCTCATGTTCTTCCTGATGATCAATGAACACAGTTTAGTATTCTTGCTAAGAGATTTGTGTTTAATATATAGCTTCACTGACCGTTAAACGCTTTAGAACTTCAGGGTCATCTGAAAGAAACTTGATGGCTAAAGTTAAAGCGAGAGAAGTTGTTTCAAAGCTAGCGAATAGCAAGACAAACATCAAGTCAAGTGCAATCTCCTCTGTCAGAATTGTACCCTCTTTCTGAATCTCTTCAATGACATAATCAAAGAAGTCACTTGGGTTCTTCCTCGGTTTCTTACGCCTTTCTTGTAGCATATTCCTCAGCATTTTCATTGCATTCTCCCTACCCTGCAAGATCATCTCCAGCATTAGTACCATATCATAGGCAGGCAATGCTTTAGATAATGTTCATTCATATGATGCAGCACCTTAAGACATTTGTGATAAGCTGTGCCTGGGATGTTAAAAGGGAAGGAGATCAGTCCTCGAATAAAAGCAACAAAGTTTGCCCTTAGATTCTCTGATGACTTGTCTGGATCATGGCTGATCAACTTCTTTGCGGTGAGATCAAAAATCATCTGATCAGATGTTTGATACCAACATGTTAGAAACAAGAATTATATCTGAAACAGAAAAGACTATGTTTGAAACTCACGCTTGCGGTTGCATCTTTAAGCTCTACTGATTCTTGATTTGACCAAAGCTCTAATCTCTTATTTGCAGTCAGCTCTACTTGAGGAAGCATCTTCTTGAGACCATCATAGCCAAATAGAGTCAAGACCATGCTTTTAAGGTACTTGTACATAAACCCATGTAATGAACCCACATTCTTTTTCCCAAAGATATTGGTAAAAGTGTCTGGATACCAACTCTGGAAACACCTCCCCTCTTGTTGAAACACAAAGAAGCTCAGATCAGGATCTGTTGATACAATCACTGGTCTCCCCACTAGATTGGTCTTGAAAATTGGTCCATGCCTGCACATATTAACAACAGATTCTTAAACCTTTGTGTACACACAGAAGGCTTAATCACATTGGTTTGAATGAGAAAAGAGACATGACTTACTTCTTAACCCTTTGTTTGATAAAAGGAGGGATGTCTGAAGTTGGGTTTGGCTTGAAGAACTGGATAGTCTCGCCGAGTAGTGGGAAGCCCATTGAACCTGGTGGAAGCTTCCCTCTACATTTGGGGTTTCTCCAGCTATAAACCCAATGTGTGATGGTTATGAGAAGCAGAGAAACCCAAATGAACAATGCCCACATCACAGTAAGAACAATTTAAGAGTATATATGACTTGTTTCTTTGGTTTGTGCTCTTTAGATAGAAACTGAAAACGTGTAGAGGAAAGAGACAAAGAAGAAGGAGAAGAAAGAGGAGTTTAGTGCTGGCCCATATTCTTCAACCATTATGATGAGTGCTTAAATAGGCAAGGCAAGTCTGTATACATAACTCTGATTAGATAATAATAAATAATGTAGTTGCAGAATGAAAAAAGGTTTAACCATTAAAAAAATTTAAATCTGTTTATAGCAACCATACATTATTTATTATCCGTGTGAAAGGGCAGCTTTTTTGGTTTGGAGTAATAAAATAATCAAGAATCATGGAATGAAGGTTCCTCTTGCCTTCTAGTTTCTTGTGTCTCATAGAGCATCATCATATGGGCATTAAACCACCAGTCTGAACATTAGGCAAGTTTACAGCTTCATTTTAGGAGATCATTGGTGGGCTCTTCCTCTCCACTAGATTTGATAATAAACTAATAATGATGATAACATATTGATGTTGTAACTTGAAGCTTGACTCATATAGTTATTACACATGGAAAAAAGAGTTTCCAGCTTTACTTACATTGCTGACTTGATAATTGTTTCTCCTTCATATCTATGCTTATAATCCCTGTATCTAATACAATCTTTGACACCAGGGAAGCAAAATAAACTAACATATAAGTACTTTTCAGTTTTGTTCTCATTCATGTTCAGAATCTCCTCTTTAGATCTGCTTGTCATGTGTTTTTAATCATTATCAGTATTTGGTTCATCTACTTTAAAAAAATTCCCACTGGTCAAACTCAAGATTGATACTATTGCAAAATAATGTATACATCAGCTTCTAGATCTTGTTGTCAACCACTGTATCTGCTAATTATCTGTTCAGATGAGATTAACCTGAGAGTTGAATTTACATTATCATCCTTATATTTTTTGGCTTTTGGTGAGCGACATATAATCTCAGTCGGCTCTTGGGACCCATTAGGTTAAACCAATCACAGGAGAATGTGGGTTTTAGCCATTGAGCCACGGGCTCAGACTTTATGCAGCAACCCATGCAATTCTACTTTCCACCCGCAAAGTAAAAACCCAACTGTAGGTAGGTCACTGTGAAAGACTCTCCGCTATTATTAACCTTTCTGTGATCTTTTGATAGATAATACATATTGATGTTGCATATTTGGTTACAAAAAGTGCTTTCTTTATCAGTAATCCTGGGTCAAAACTACAACTTTAAAGTTTAGACCTAGAAACTACTATACACAGTGTGATTAATACAAAACCTAAGAGCTTAGAATCTGCTTTTATAGGGAAACATAAACAAGAATAACGTTATTGTCATTGCTTTGCTTATAATTGTCTTCAGTCAAAAGTTTTGCCAACCCCCATTATTGTATTTAGGATTAGAGGTGAATTTATGTGTATATGTTTGCCAGTTTCTGTGTGATATGGTATGAGTAAGCAGGTTTCATATTTGTTGGAGAACACCCAAATTAATAGTAAAAACCCAATTAGGGTTTTAGTGAAATTAATAACAAAGTTATTGAAAAAATAATAGTATACATTAAGAGTATTGAAATGTGATGGTTAGGGGGGGTGTACCAAGAAAGAGACAACTCAATAAGTTATTGTTTTTAGTGTTCTTGTTCTTTGCTTAACAGTAACAATAATAACAAATTCATCAAACCTGATATCAGTTTTGGAATTGATATAATCATATTCTAGTATTTTTAGAGAATTTCCTTGGTCATTTTAAAGTTTTTGTCACAAAAAAAATTTTCAATGAAGAAAATGACTAAAATAAGTTTTATTAAATGATAAAAATATGGTTAACTAATCTAGACTTAGGATTTAGAGTTAAGGGATGGAGTTTTGGGATAGAGTTTCAAATTTAAAAAAAAAACAAAATAAAAATATTAAAAATTACAAAATAAAAAAAAAGATTATTTTGATCATTTTTTTCGAGTGCTATTTTTACGGCAAAACTTAAAAATGATTATTCGAGAGAATTGCCCATATTTTTATATCACACAAAAATATTAATATTATCTAGTAGCTCAACTTGTTTTGCCATCTTATTTTTATGATTATATTTTTACTGTTTCTGATTATGGCTTAAATATTCGAATTTGGTGGCATGCAAATTTGATGATCGAGTATTCGAGTTTATAAAACACCTGAATTCATAGTTTTTAGAGTTTAAAAAGAAATTAATGAATCATAAAATACTAATTATTGGACGGAGCTTAAAGCTCTCGGGTCAAACTTATGGCCACAGAAAGGTGGCCACGTGATAGATATCTTCGTATTATCATTCTTCTTATATTTTTGCTATTTTGTGTTCTTTTTCTCCCCTTCTACAATTATTATTTACGTTTACAATTTAGAAATTCATAGGCTCATAGCATATACCAATATCCATTCCTTGTAGATGCCGTGACTACATAATATTTTTTTTTTTTTTTTTGGAACTTTAATATTTCTTTTCTTAATAAGCATTTTTTAGGAACGTTAATAAGCATTGATTTTAACTTATATATCGATTGAGGAGAACCTCTAGCCTAAAACTTTCTAACAATTAGATACCCTATTTTCCTATAAAGTGAGAAATATATTAACTTGCAAGTTTATAGAAAAATGCTGAGCGACAAAAATGATGAACGCTGTCAGAAGTTTTATTTTTGTCAGTGAACAATATAAAATTACATATTCATTACAGATCCATATATGGAAAAGAAAAAGAAAAGGTAATACGACGACAAAAAGAATGAAAATAATATATATAGAAACGTATAATTAGAAGAAAATAAGACTTTATAATTAAAGCTTCCTTTATGAAGTAATTAAAACTTCTTGAAGCTACACAACACGAACACGAGGGATTCGAGAGAATTGTGGAGAAAGTTCGTTAGCGTTGTCTGTTCCGTACGCATGTGGCAAGCCCTTAAATATATATTCTTTTACTTGAAGAAAATACATAGAAAATAAAAAGAACTAACTAAGAAATTAAATTATCGATGCTTTAAAAGTACATGAAACACGTTGAAACTTATATGAACCCAGAAAAGTTGGAGATCCTAGCATTTTATCAACTATCCCTGTTATGAATGTAACAAAACACGGACATCTCTGCAAAGTAAACAAAAGAGAATAGGTAAACGACCTTTAATTTAGTATTATCTTCTAGAGAATCTAATAAGTAAAACTAATCTTAACATGTATAGATGACTTGAAAGCCTTTAGAAAAAAAAATGTATATATGATTTCTAATAGGGAAAAGGTCACCTTTATTGGACAAAAATATACATTTTACGACGATTAACGAGATAATCAACATGTGGAAGAGCCAACAATATGTGTTTTCTAAGTTTTAACTGACAAAATCATTAAGGTTAAAAAACAAATGGATGACATATTTGGTCGTGAGTGTCTCTTTGTCCCCATGGCCATAGGGTTTGACCTTTCATAAAAGTAAAACGCCAGTCGTGGGGAGGAGTCACGTATCAAACCATAGGGTAGACTTCTACTT
Proteins encoded:
- the LOC106308440 gene encoding cytochrome P450 87A3-like, with protein sequence MWALFIWVSLLLITITHWVYSWRNPKCRGKLPPGSMGFPLLGETIQFFKPNPTSDIPPFIKQRVKKHGPIFKTNLVGRPVIVSTDPDLSFFVFQQEGRCFQSWYPDTFTNIFGKKNVGSLHGFMYKYLKSMVLTLFGYDGLKKMLPQVELTANKRLELWSNQESVELKDATASMIFDLTAKKLISHDPDKSSENLRANFVAFIRGLISFPFNIPGTAYHKCLKGRENAMKMLRNMLQERRKKPRKNPSDFFDYVIEEIQKEGTILTEEIALDLMFVLLFASFETTSLALTLAIKFLSDDPEVLKRLTEEHETILRNREDAESGLTWEEYKSMTYTFQFINETARLANIVPAIFRKALIDIKYKDYTIPAGWAVMVCPPAVHLNPDKYEDPLVFNPSRWEESKSNNASKHFMAFGGGMRFCVGTDFTKLQMAVFLHSLVTKYRWEEIKGGNILRTPGLQFPNGYHVKLHKKVA